A region of the Methanobrevibacter sp. genome:
GAAGTCCAGTATCATCCATATCTTCATCATTAGCGTCCCCTATTAACGTTGAGCCTTTGTAAGCTTTATTGTATTCATGATTTCATTTATATAATCGAGTGCTGGTTTTATCTCTTTTGGTTACTGTTACTTGAGGAATTCCATTAGCTACGAATAATGGTGATGGAAATATTATTAACCATTTTAAATCAACATAATTGAAATATTCAAAGTCCGTTGTAGCAGACAATGTTGGAGAGACTTCAATCGCTGCATAATTGGATTGATAAATTTTAGTTGGATTATTTCTGCTGAATTCTTCAAGATAATCTGATGTATTAGATGTTCCTGTTCCCACACAATCATGAAAATGATATTGTTTCCAGTTTCCCTCTTCATCACTTCCCTGATTGTAAGCATCAAAACTGGCTAATACTAAAGTCTTAGCACTAGTGAACATACAATAATCTTTTTCCCCACTCCAATAGTTGACAGTAGCTTTTACATTAGACTCATCAGGTGAGAGTGTTCCATCAATTTGCATCATGATACCTCCAATGGTTGAACCATGATATGTTTCATTATCATTAACAAAAACATTTCTGTTAATATATTTGAATCTGGCTACAACAACACGATTGTTGGTTAATGGTTGACCTGAGGAAAATGGGGTAAACCAATCAGTTGGAGAAGTTCCTTCAAGGTTAGGAACAAATCTAGCTCTAAGAAAATGGCTTCCATCTGTTGAGTCATTGTTTGATGATAAACCTGAGTAGTTCATGAAAAATTGTGAGTATGTATCAGAATTTGCATCAAACATTAACACTTCATTACCAGTTGACAAAGTACTTGAGAATATTGTTCCTGTATCATGGACGTCCAGCAATAGCTTTGTGGTTTGTGAAATCTGGCCAACAGGAACTCTTTCAAGTATTGCTGCGCCTTGCGACCCCTAATCTGGAATGTATAATACTTGACATTCTTTATTGTTTGAGGTTTTAATCTTCAGGTTTTTCAAATCACTTCTGAAATGATTGGAGAAAGAACTGCTTGCTAAATTATCCAAGAAGATATAATCATAGCTTGATGAATACTGCTCCTTTGGTTGAAATTGCCCATGACAATATTGATTTGTAATTTTTTCTACGTGTCATGAGTAATATTTTATTATCTATTTTATATAATATTTATAATAAAAAATATAATATTAAAAAGAAGTTTAGAAAAAGAAATATAAAAGCATCATTGGGAATAGAATAAAATTTTTAAAAAAGGAAAATAAATATGTTAAATAAGTAAAAAAGAAAAAATAGCAAGTGTTTAAATTGAATGTTACATTAAGTAATATTCAAAACCTAAAGGAAAAAATTAAGAGGGTTAAAAATGAAAGCTTGTACTGTTTGTAAATATATTTCAGATAATGATTATTGTGAACGATGTGGAAATCCAACTTCTGATAATTGGAGCGGTCTTTTAATAATAATTGACCCTGAGAATTCTGAATTGGCTCGCGAATCAAATATTAAACATCCGGGATGCTATTGCTTAAGAGTAAGATAGAACTTTTATTGTGTCACGTTTTGATGCAGAAATAAACAAATATATACTCAATGAGCTTTAAAAGCCGTTAGGCAATACTAGTTGGGCATAGATTACCGGAGTTTGTAGGGTTGCGACCTCCTTGAGTTGAACCGTCATTACTAGCTTCAATTTTAATTCTTCTTTCAGCTAGTTTTTCCATTAATTCCATATCAACATCACCAATCGTCATTAAATTCTTTTTTCAGTCTGTAACCGTGTGATTCTATTTCTAAAAATATAGGTTTAATTTATTTGCCAATGCTTTTATCCCAGCGTTGCACAGGTTTGATTAGGTCTTCTCCATCAACCATTCCGTCCTGCAAAATATTTTTAACAATCTGGCTGATGTCAATTTTTCTGGCTCATAAAATTAAAGTTAGTTTCTGCTCTTGAGATAGCTTATTATCCTTATCTAAAAGTACAATATTAACATTAGCTTTATCAATTCTGTTTTTCAAGATGACTAAAGTATAACAGTCAAGTTTAACAGCATATTTCGCATTAGCTATTGTCTTGTTGATTACAGGAGGAAGTGCATCTGGAAGATCTAGACCCGTATTTGTTCCATCAGTTCTAGGCTGTCTTTCATCCTCTTCCCAATAGTTGCGTTTAGTGTTGTACTGTTCCACACGATTATTCAGTAATCTGGTTTTAATATAATCAGTAAGTCCCATTTAATTCTCCCATCATTTTTAATTTTTACATAAACATATATTTATTATGTTATTTATTATATTATTTATATAAAATTTATAATAAATTATTGGTTCTAAAATTAGACATATATTCAAATAATGATAATTAATGATTTTCACTTCTTTAAGAATCATAGGAAAATATATATGAATTTGTTAATAAAATCACCAATATGAATAAACCCAACCCCCGTGAAAAAATTGATTTCACATTTACAAACGAAAAGCCTATTGAAAGCGTAACAGAGGATAAAAAAGGATTAAATATAAATAATTATGCAGAATATTTGGCGAAGAATATTGAAAATTACTTTAAATACAATCAAGATAGTATTACAATAGGTTTAATGGGAGAATGGGGTTCAGGTAAAACATCAATATTAAATTTAACCGAAAAATTTCTTGAAAATAGTGATGTTAAAGTGATGAAGTTCAATCCATGGATTTATTCCTCATACAATCAATTAATAGAACAATTCTTTGATGAGCTTATTAAACAATTTTATAGTGAAAAAAATTTTACTTTAGGAAATAATATAAGAGAGTATTGGCTTAAGATTAATAAATCTGATTTAGCTAAGAAAACATTTATACATTTAATTGCCTCAAAGAGCAATACAATTGCTAATATTTTAAATGATTTATTTAAATATGATTCAAAAGAAAAATCATTAGAAAAACTAAAAAATGACATTAATACCAAACTTCTTGATTATAAAATTGTTTGTATTATTGATGATTTAGATAGAGTAAGCACTACAGAGATTCATGAAATGTTTAAATTAATTAAAATAATGGCTGATTTTAATAATATAATTTACATTCTTTCATTTGACAAAAAAATAATTGCAAAATCATTAGACGATGAGTATATTGATGGTGAAAAATATATTGAAAAAATTATCAATATGGCATTAGACGTTCCATTAGCAACAGACTTAGAATTAAAAAATATACTAATTGATGGTTTGACTACACTATCTGAAAAACATGAGATTGAATTAGATGAAGATAGATTAAATAAGATTTTAGATAAATGGGATTATGAAACCAAAAAAAGATACGGAATACTCTATTTTTTTAAAACAATACGGGACATCAAACGATTTAATAATCTTTTAGAATTTAACATTGAATTAATAAAAAATGAAGTGAATTTTGAAGATTTTATTGGAATAACCGCAATTCAAATTTTTAAACCTGAAATATATGAGAAAATCAAATATAATGAATCATTACTTGTTAAATATTCAATTTCAAAAAATGAATACTCATCTAACCTCGAAATTGCTAAAACTGAACAACAAGAATTTGAAAACATAGTTGAAGATAATGATAATTTAAATCATATCTTAAAAACATTGTTTCCAAAAATGCGTTTTATATATAACATTCGATTCATTTCAGATTATTCTTCAGAATATGATGAAAAATTATTAATATGCCATCCAAATCATTTTAAAACATACTTTAAATTAAATCCTATTGTTAAAAAAATTACTGAAGACGAAATTTCATTAATTACAATTTATATAAATTCTAAAAAGAAACAAGAAATATTGGACGAATTTAAAAAATTAGATGAAGAAGATAAACTAAATACTTTCTTTGAAGTATTACACAATAGACTTGATAATATTAAAGAACCTGAATTCTTCTTAAAATTAATTTTTTCTTTAGATAAAAAATTAAATGAAAAGATTTTTAATAATAGTAGATTTATATTAAAAAAAATCTGTTTAATATTAATTATTAAGATTAATTCAAAAAATAGATTTGAAATTTTAAAAAATGAATATTATAATATGGATAACCTTAATTTCCTTTTTGAATTATTAATTCATGTTAAAAAACATAATAATGGTCTTGGTTTAAAAAATGAAGCGATTTTAACTGAAACTGAAATAACTGAATTAGAAAATATCATAAAAGACAAATATATAATAATGCTTAAAAAACATTTAAATTACGTTATAAACAATTTATTTACTGTGTTCGAATTAGGAACAAACTTAAAATTAGAAAATGAATTTAAAAATGCAATTAATAATCTAATTTCTACAAAAGAAGGATTGATGGACTTTTTAAAATCATATATGTATCCAGATATGGATCAGTTTTTAGAATCTGAAATTAAAAATGCATCTCATTTTTCAGATATGGAAATAATTAAAGAACGGATAGATGAAAATTATGATGAAATAAAAGATGTATTTGAAGTTAAGAAATTTTTGAAAGAATATGAAATGTGGAAAACTGACAACCTGACCTGCTGATGAGATTCAACAAACTTCATTATATTAATCCACTACAAATATTAAGTTTCAATATGGCTTAGAATATAATTGATAAGTTTTTAATTTCTTTTTTATTTTAACCATATTATTTTGCATCTATGGAAATCATCATTTTGATATACACCTAAGCAACTTTTTATTGAAATGTTATAACCAACTAATAATGGGACTTCATCCACAAATTTAATTGGGCATCGCAATCAAAAGATTATTGTAAAAAAGGTAAGTGAAACCACATAAGTAACTGATATTTAAGTGATATATGATGATACAACCAGCTCTTAATTGATTGTTATAATATTCCTCTGCAATAACATGAAATCATATTCAAGTTAATTCGCTGTTTTTTTTTAAAAAAAATAGGGCTTTGATATAATTAGGAAAAATCGGCTCTTTCAAAAACTTTGTTGATTTGAAATTTTCTGATGAAAGTTATCTCTGAATTTTTAATTCTGTTTAAAAATAGTTAAATTTAATAAAGAGTTGGAGTAAAAGTTTTTATCATGCCAAATCAAAAAAAATTTACTCCAAATAGTATTTTAGATGTTAAACAATATATATTTTGTGATTTTGATGATGGATTCGTCTTGTCAGATTCTCGTTTTGTGAAATTATTTAATTCCTGCAAAGAAGTTTTCAAATCTTTTGATTTGAGTTTTAAAAAGGATGTTCCTTATTTTAAATTGAGTGTTGCTAGATGTCCCTATTGTGGGACTCGTCATGTTGTAAAATATGGTTTTACCAATAGAATATTAGTATTTAAAGAAATAGGAAAAACTATGGTGAAGGTTCAGCGTTATATTTGTAAACGTTGTGATAAAACCTTTCAAACTGATTTAACAAGTCTTGTTGATAAAAATAGCAATTTTACTAATGAATTGAAAAATGAATCTGAACATTTAATTTCAGATTATTTGGGAAGTCTAAAAAATGTTTGTAAATCATTCAAAAAATTTTTTGGAATTAGTGTTTCACATCAAACGATTGAAAATTGGCTTTTTGTTAATGAAAACATTTTAGAATTTGATTTAGGTCGTTGTTCGGGTTATTATGTCTTTGATGTTGAATGGATTAAAATCAATGGAGAATGGAAATATCGTCATACTCTATTAGATGCAATTTCTAATTGCATTGTGGCCGATGTAATTTATGATACAGAAGATGAAACGACTGTTGAGAAGTTTTTAAAAGAATCAACAGCAAATAAAAATAAAAAAGTAATCACGACAGATTTGGACAGTAAATATCCTCAGATTATCACAAAATTAGGTTTTAAACATCAATTATGTATTTTTCATGCTAAAAAAAGTTTAAATAAACAATTAAAAGTTTTTAAAGATAAATATCATCTTTCTGAGAAAGAATTTGAAGAATGTCATCAACAATTGATAATGATAAAAGATTTATTTGATTTAGATAATTATGATGAAGCTGAAAAAGAATTACAGTCTTTAATTTTTCGTAAAGATGAATTTCATCCATCAATTTATGAAATAATTAGAAAATCAATCTCTCCAAGATATAAAAGCTTCATTTATCACTTAAAAGACAAAAGAATTGAAAGAACAAGCAACAAAATAGAAAATGCATTTCAAAAAACAATGCCAAAATCCAGAAAACGAATATTCAAGACCACACGAGGTGTTTTAAAACGAATCTACCGCAGAGATCTAATTTGGAATGACAACAGAAAAAAGGATTTTGAAAATCAACAAAGTTTTTGAAAGAGTCGAAAAATCTATTTTAGAAATAAGTAAATATTGCTAAGAAGATATAATATTGTATCTAACTTAGAAGGTTTATTTATGGAAGAACTAAAAGCTGAAATTATTAATTTTCAAAAGGAAAGGGACTGGAAAAAATTTCACACTCCTGAAAATCTTGCAAAATCAATTTCCATTGAAGCGGCTGAACTTCTAGAGCATTTCCAATGGGGAAAGGAATATGATTCATCAGAAGTTGCAGATGAACTTGCAGATGTTTTAATATATTGCATATACATGGCAGATGCAATGGATTTTGATATTAAAGAAATTATTCAAAATAAAATGCAGAAAAATGCCATAAAATACCCAATTGATAAAGCAAAAGGCAATGCAACCAAGTATACGGAGTTGTAAATATGATTGTTTATGAAGCCACTAAAGGTGAGTTTTGTGATTCAGTTTTAGTTGGTTCAATCACCGATGAGATATATGATGTCTACAAGGAAAAGATTGGCAGATCAGCCAAATCGCAGATAAGGTCTTGGGAAAACTCTATGGAATATATGTATAAAGTATTGAATGACACTGAAATTCCTCAGGATTGCGGTGTAGCTATTGAATTTACAATTCCAACCACTTCAAAAAGAATTGATTTCATATTGACTGGTTTAAACCAGTTTCATGATGATTCAGTTGTTATAATTGAACTAAAGCAATGGGATTCTGCCCAAAAGGTTGACGGCAAGGATGGTGTTGTCAGGACATATCTTGGAGGAGGCATAAGGGAGACCACCCATCCTTCCTATCAGGTCTGGTCATATGCATCCCTTATCAAAAACTTCAACCAGACTGTTGAAGAGGATGAAATCGGGCTTTTTCCATGTGCATATCTGCACAATTATGATTTCACTTCCGATGACCCTCTGAAAGATGAAATATATAGGCCTTATTATGACAAAGCCCCGTTATATGGCAAAAGGGATGTCTTGAAACTGCGTGAATTCATTAAAAAATATGTAAAGTATGGTGATAATTCAGACATTTTATACAGGATTGACAACGGTAAAATCAGGCCTTCCAAAAAGCTTCAGGATACGCTTTCAAGCATGCTTGATGGAAACAGGGAATTCATCATGATTGACGAGCAGAAGATTGCCTATGAACTGGCTGTTAAAATGGCTCGTGAAAGCTATTTGGATGATAGAAAACG
Encoded here:
- a CDS encoding P-loop NTPase fold protein, with protein sequence MNKPNPREKIDFTFTNEKPIESVTEDKKGLNINNYAEYLAKNIENYFKYNQDSITIGLMGEWGSGKTSILNLTEKFLENSDVKVMKFNPWIYSSYNQLIEQFFDELIKQFYSEKNFTLGNNIREYWLKINKSDLAKKTFIHLIASKSNTIANILNDLFKYDSKEKSLEKLKNDINTKLLDYKIVCIIDDLDRVSTTEIHEMFKLIKIMADFNNIIYILSFDKKIIAKSLDDEYIDGEKYIEKIINMALDVPLATDLELKNILIDGLTTLSEKHEIELDEDRLNKILDKWDYETKKRYGILYFFKTIRDIKRFNNLLEFNIELIKNEVNFEDFIGITAIQIFKPEIYEKIKYNESLLVKYSISKNEYSSNLEIAKTEQQEFENIVEDNDNLNHILKTLFPKMRFIYNIRFISDYSSEYDEKLLICHPNHFKTYFKLNPIVKKITEDEISLITIYINSKKKQEILDEFKKLDEEDKLNTFFEVLHNRLDNIKEPEFFLKLIFSLDKKLNEKIFNNSRFILKKICLILIIKINSKNRFEILKNEYYNMDNLNFLFELLIHVKKHNNGLGLKNEAILTETEITELENIIKDKYIIMLKKHLNYVINNLFTVFELGTNLKLENEFKNAINNLISTKEGLMDFLKSYMYPDMDQFLESEIKNASHFSDMEIIKERIDENYDEIKDVFEVKKFLKEYEMWKTDNLTC
- a CDS encoding nucleotide pyrophosphohydrolase, translating into MEELKAEIINFQKERDWKKFHTPENLAKSISIEAAELLEHFQWGKEYDSSEVADELADVLIYCIYMADAMDFDIKEIIQNKMQKNAIKYPIDKAKGNATKYTEL
- the spt4 gene encoding transcription elongation factor subunit Spt4, with the protein product MKACTVCKYISDNDYCERCGNPTSDNWSGLLIIIDPENSELARESNIKHPGCYCLRVR